In Desulfofundulus luciae, a single genomic region encodes these proteins:
- a CDS encoding amidohydrolase: MGMLIRGAAVLTMEKPESLLPNGEIIVEGQYITHLGPAGSVSPERTFDRVIDARGMLAMPGFVNCHTHAAMTLFRGYADDLPLMQWLQEKIWPVEERLEPEDVYWGTMLCCLEMMRSGTTTFADMYFHMDEAARAVEKAGLRASLSRGMIGLSLGAGEALDYSRRFIRDWHGRAAGRITTMLGPHAPYTCPPDFLNRVMEVAADLKVGIHIHIAETRAEIEEIRQKYGKTPVVLMDEVGLFEFPVLAAHCVHLDENDIRILAEKKVGVAHNPESNMKLASGIAPVTRLLAAGALVGLGTDGAASNNNLDMMEEMRSAALLQKVATMDPTALAAFDALSMATVNGARVLGFHDVGLLKPGYKADIILINLDQPHFYPRHDLVAHLVYAARSADVETVIIDGRVVMEKRQVLTMDEEEIYHEVQKRSERLVGGVKR; encoded by the coding sequence ATGGGTATGTTGATCCGCGGAGCCGCCGTGCTGACCATGGAAAAACCTGAGTCTCTGCTGCCGAACGGGGAAATAATTGTTGAGGGGCAGTATATAACCCATTTAGGTCCGGCCGGGAGCGTTTCCCCGGAGCGCACCTTTGACCGGGTAATCGACGCCCGGGGTATGCTGGCCATGCCGGGCTTCGTGAACTGCCATACCCACGCGGCCATGACTTTATTTCGCGGTTATGCCGACGACCTGCCCTTAATGCAGTGGCTGCAGGAGAAAATCTGGCCTGTGGAAGAACGGCTCGAGCCCGAAGATGTTTACTGGGGTACCATGCTGTGCTGCCTGGAAATGATGCGGTCCGGGACCACTACCTTTGCCGATATGTACTTCCATATGGACGAGGCAGCCCGGGCTGTGGAAAAGGCGGGCTTACGGGCCAGCCTGTCCCGGGGGATGATTGGGCTTTCCCTTGGGGCGGGGGAGGCCCTGGACTACAGCCGCCGTTTTATCCGTGACTGGCATGGCCGGGCCGCCGGGCGCATTACCACCATGCTGGGACCCCATGCACCCTATACCTGCCCGCCCGATTTTTTGAACCGGGTTATGGAAGTTGCTGCCGATTTGAAGGTGGGAATCCACATCCACATTGCGGAAACCCGGGCTGAGATCGAGGAAATACGTCAGAAATACGGCAAAACACCTGTTGTGCTCATGGATGAGGTGGGCCTGTTTGAGTTTCCCGTGCTGGCTGCCCATTGCGTCCATCTCGATGAAAACGACATCCGCATTCTGGCCGAAAAGAAGGTAGGTGTAGCCCATAACCCTGAAAGCAATATGAAACTGGCCAGCGGTATTGCCCCGGTGACCCGTTTGCTGGCTGCCGGAGCGCTGGTGGGCCTGGGCACCGACGGGGCGGCCAGCAACAATAACCTGGATATGATGGAAGAGATGCGTTCTGCGGCGCTGCTTCAGAAGGTGGCCACCATGGATCCCACGGCCCTGGCTGCCTTTGATGCCCTGTCCATGGCCACAGTAAACGGTGCCCGGGTGCTGGGATTTCATGATGTGGGCCTGCTTAAACCCGGTTATAAAGCGGATATTATTTTAATTAATCTTGACCAACCCCATTTCTACCCGAGGCATGACCTGGTGGCCCACCTGGTTTACGCAGCCCGGTCGGCGGATGTGGAAACGGTCATCATAGACGGCCGGGTGGTTATGGAGAAAAGACAGGTGCTGACCATGGACGAGGAAGAGATTTACCACGAGGTGCAGAAACGGTCGGAGAGATTGGTAGGCGGTGTTAAGAGGTGA
- a CDS encoding type II toxin-antitoxin system PemK/MazF family toxin — MPNPGEVVVTNFAYSNLSGAKVRPALVVSKPEFTAVTGLVVVAAISGQPVKNAFEYALNNWKEAGLNLPSKVCAGKLFAVNSSLVKKIGKLSESDFVEVKKLLANALV, encoded by the coding sequence ATGCCAAATCCTGGTGAGGTAGTGGTTACTAATTTCGCTTATTCTAACCTGAGCGGGGCGAAAGTGCGGCCCGCTCTTGTTGTAAGTAAACCCGAATTTACTGCGGTGACAGGCTTAGTTGTCGTAGCGGCAATATCAGGGCAACCGGTGAAAAATGCTTTCGAGTACGCTTTAAACAACTGGAAGGAAGCTGGTCTTAATCTACCCTCTAAGGTTTGTGCGGGCAAGTTATTTGCGGTAAATTCGAGCTTAGTTAAGAAAATAGGGAAGTTAAGCGAAAGCGATTTTGTCGAGGTTAAAAAATTATTGGCAAACGCTTTGGTCTAA
- a CDS encoding class I SAM-dependent rRNA methyltransferase gives MAVVKLTRGRHHRVLNGHPWVYRTEVEDIHGHFNPGDVVEVVEHRGRFVGRGYINPSSQILVRLFTREQGEKIDRKFFRRRLVAALEYRRRVVRHTNACRLVFAEADFLPALIVDRFGDYLSVQTLALGIDVHKNTIVELLDELLNPAGIYERNDVPVRELEGLPLVTGFLKGPFNPVVEIEENGLRFLVDLAGGQKTGYFLDQRENRLALEGLAGGARVLDCFCHTGTFSVYAARFGAREVLGIDVAGDALEMARENAARNGFGQVCTFREGNAFDELRAMDRAGERFDLIILDPPAFTKSKEALEGAIRGYKEINLRAMKLLPSGGFLVTCSCSYHMTEDLFLEVLLDAARDAGRQLRLVEMRRQAKDHPMLLASPETYYLKCFVLQVF, from the coding sequence ATGGCAGTAGTGAAGCTAACCCGGGGCCGGCATCACCGGGTCTTAAACGGACATCCCTGGGTTTACCGCACCGAGGTGGAAGATATTCACGGTCATTTTAACCCCGGCGATGTGGTGGAAGTGGTGGAACACCGGGGGCGGTTTGTGGGACGGGGTTACATTAACCCCTCCTCCCAGATCCTGGTACGCCTCTTTACCCGGGAGCAGGGGGAAAAGATTGACCGGAAGTTTTTTCGCCGGCGTTTAGTGGCGGCCCTGGAATACCGCCGCCGGGTGGTGCGGCATACTAATGCCTGTCGCCTGGTTTTTGCCGAGGCCGATTTTCTGCCCGCGCTGATCGTGGACCGGTTTGGCGATTACCTGTCCGTTCAGACCCTGGCCCTGGGAATAGACGTGCACAAAAATACAATTGTCGAGCTTCTGGATGAGCTATTGAATCCCGCCGGTATTTACGAAAGAAACGACGTGCCGGTACGGGAACTGGAGGGGCTGCCCCTGGTGACGGGCTTTCTTAAAGGCCCCTTTAATCCGGTAGTGGAGATAGAAGAAAATGGGTTGCGCTTTCTGGTGGACCTGGCCGGAGGGCAGAAAACAGGGTATTTTTTAGATCAACGGGAAAACCGGCTGGCCCTGGAGGGGCTGGCCGGGGGAGCCCGGGTGCTGGATTGTTTTTGCCACACCGGCACTTTTTCCGTCTATGCCGCCCGTTTCGGGGCCAGAGAGGTGCTGGGTATTGATGTGGCGGGCGACGCCCTGGAGATGGCCCGGGAAAACGCGGCCCGGAACGGGTTCGGGCAGGTTTGCACCTTCCGGGAGGGTAACGCTTTTGATGAACTGCGGGCCATGGACCGGGCCGGGGAAAGGTTTGACTTAATTATTCTCGATCCGCCGGCCTTTACCAAATCCAAAGAGGCGCTGGAAGGGGCCATCCGGGGCTACAAGGAGATCAACTTGCGGGCCATGAAGCTGTTACCTTCAGGTGGTTTTCTGGTTACCTGCTCCTGTTCTTACCATATGACCGAGGATCTCTTCCTGGAAGTATTGCTGGATGCTGCCCGGGATGCAGGGCGGCAGTTGCGCCTGGTGGAAATGCGCCGCCAGGCCAAAGACCACCCCATGCTTCTCGCTTCGCCGGAAACGTATTACCTGAAATGTTTCGTGCTTCAGGTCTTCTGA
- a CDS encoding class II aldolase/adducin family protein, with product MTVAAEKYKEQVYKMGLRMATSGLVTGTWGNLSARVPREDLVVITPSGLPYTTLQVRDMVVMDMNGRVVEGERRPSTEFQLHLAIYRARPDVYAVMHTHSVFASALAVARKPIPPILEDLAQTVGDGVPVASYARAGTEELARAAVEALGNRGAVLLANHGVVGVGRNLEEAFMVCQIVEKSAKVYVWADLVGKPAILPPDEVQALRDSYLNSYSQAAVRNYAVNDR from the coding sequence ATGACGGTGGCAGCGGAAAAGTACAAAGAACAGGTATATAAAATGGGCCTGCGCATGGCCACCAGCGGGCTGGTGACGGGTACCTGGGGCAATCTTTCCGCCCGGGTTCCCAGGGAAGATCTGGTGGTGATCACGCCCAGCGGCTTGCCCTATACCACCCTGCAGGTCCGGGATATGGTGGTTATGGATATGAACGGCCGGGTGGTGGAGGGAGAACGTCGTCCCTCCACGGAATTCCAGTTACATCTGGCCATTTACCGCGCCCGTCCCGACGTCTATGCCGTGATGCATACCCACAGTGTTTTTGCCAGCGCCCTGGCCGTGGCCCGCAAGCCTATCCCTCCTATTTTGGAGGACCTGGCCCAGACGGTGGGCGATGGTGTGCCCGTGGCCAGCTATGCCCGGGCTGGTACGGAGGAACTGGCCCGGGCGGCAGTGGAGGCTCTGGGAAACCGGGGGGCGGTGCTCCTGGCCAACCACGGCGTTGTCGGAGTCGGGCGCAACCTGGAAGAAGCATTTATGGTCTGCCAGATAGTAGAGAAATCGGCCAAGGTTTATGTCTGGGCCGACCTGGTGGGAAAGCCCGCCATCTTACCGCCAGACGAGGTGCAGGCATTGAGGGATTCTTACCTGAACAGTTACAGCCAGGCCGCCGTGCGGAATTACGCCGTGAACGACCGGTAA
- a CDS encoding sensor domain-containing diguanylate cyclase — protein sequence MLKQGGGFLFMQSFVHHSENYQILKSLHSLVQNITENQKEFCQKVAEIKDNHYTLVKSYYEESQRLIKMLKETAFLCSLMFSIEDEKSICVSAINILRKLLQEPVTIRILCASSSRTKLETVAEEKSAAHDIKNVCSKSPLNCIAIKTCRLIIYSPLESTVPCPEMLDSPDQYTYACVPLVAEGVAFGCINILFEHDTKMDRLKENIDLINILAGYASLAIYNNRLIKTVKREALTDKLTGLPNRRFGMEALQGEINRSKRYGHVFSVAMLDIDNFKLVNDNYGHTEGDKVLTLMADLARKCLRNVDLVARFGGEEFLIILPETDIKRACAVVERFCRVFNEASLTDVLCAKNLTLSGGIAQFPHDGEDALSLLKKADERLYLAKSSGRNRIVADKLN from the coding sequence GTGTTAAAACAGGGAGGGGGCTTTTTATTTATGCAGTCTTTTGTACACCATTCAGAAAATTACCAGATTCTCAAATCCCTTCACAGCCTGGTTCAAAACATAACTGAAAATCAGAAAGAGTTTTGTCAGAAAGTTGCAGAAATCAAGGACAATCACTACACGCTGGTAAAAAGCTACTACGAAGAATCGCAAAGACTGATTAAAATGTTGAAAGAGACGGCATTCCTGTGCTCCCTAATGTTCAGCATTGAAGACGAAAAGAGCATCTGTGTCAGCGCCATAAACATCCTGCGCAAATTACTCCAGGAACCGGTAACAATCAGGATTTTATGCGCTTCCAGCAGCCGTACCAAGTTGGAAACCGTTGCGGAAGAGAAATCTGCCGCACACGACATCAAAAACGTATGCTCGAAAAGCCCGCTCAACTGCATCGCAATTAAAACGTGCCGCCTTATAATCTACTCACCGCTGGAAAGCACCGTCCCCTGCCCGGAAATGCTGGACTCACCCGACCAGTACACGTATGCCTGTGTCCCGCTGGTCGCGGAGGGCGTGGCATTCGGCTGCATAAATATTCTCTTTGAACACGACACTAAGATGGACCGGTTGAAAGAGAACATAGATTTGATTAACATTCTAGCGGGCTATGCATCGTTGGCAATATACAATAACCGGCTCATCAAAACCGTGAAAAGAGAGGCACTGACAGATAAACTAACCGGTCTTCCCAACCGGCGTTTCGGTATGGAAGCCCTGCAAGGCGAAATCAACCGGAGCAAAAGATACGGCCATGTATTCTCTGTCGCTATGCTGGACATCGATAATTTCAAGCTGGTGAACGACAACTACGGCCACACCGAAGGCGACAAAGTGCTCACGCTGATGGCTGACCTGGCCCGCAAGTGTTTGAGAAATGTGGACCTGGTTGCCAGATTCGGCGGAGAGGAATTTTTAATTATCCTCCCGGAAACCGACATCAAGAGGGCATGCGCGGTCGTCGAACGATTCTGCAGGGTATTTAATGAAGCCAGTTTAACCGATGTCCTGTGCGCAAAGAACCTGACTCTCAGCGGCGGCATCGCTCAGTTTCCGCACGACGGAGAAGACGCCCTTTCGCTGTTAAAAAAAGCGGACGAGAGGCTCTACCTGGCCAAAAGCAGCGGGCGCAACAGGATAGTTGCCGATAAGCTGAACTAA